From one Euwallacea fornicatus isolate EFF26 chromosome 4, ASM4011564v1, whole genome shotgun sequence genomic stretch:
- the lark gene encoding RNA-binding protein lark: MPGFSSAGTFKIFIGNLAEKTSVSELRPLFEKFGKVVECDVVKNYGFVHMENESEGREAIQQLNGQMLNGQSMKCEAAKSRKAPQTPTTKIFVGNLTDNTKAPQIRELFKKFGTVVECDIVRNYGFVHLESSGDVNESIKDLNGQMVDGQPMKVQISTSRVRQRPGMGDPEQCYRCGRGGHWSKECPKGMGPDRFRERMFGRDPYPPPPPPPFLRDRMMGRFEDAYDAYYDRRFPEDSRDLYERRYSSIPSRSEMAFRSSRDFLPPPLPPRREPLPPIPSIGLRGSSSAGLSSRLSDSSYSRSASEYAMFSRRSPPPPSSLSSSRMSRMYEDFSRDTFDDRRPTMRGASPPRRYAPY; this comes from the exons ATGCCGGGTTTTAGCAGCGCGGGCACGTTCAAAATCTTTATCGGAAACCTCGCCGAGAAAACCAGCGTATCGGAACTTCGGCCCCTCTTTGAGAAATTCGGCAAAGTCGTCGAATGCGATGTCGTCAAGAATTACGGTTTCGTCCATATGGAAAACGAATCGGAGGGCCGCGAGGCGATCCAGCAACTTAACGGGCAAATGTTGAATGGTCAATCGATGAAGTGTGAGGCCGCCAAAAGCCGCAAAGCGCCCCAAACTCCCACTACGAAGATTTTCGTTGGTAATCTGACGGATAACACTAAAGCACCTCAAATACGGgaattgtttaaaaagttCGGAACTGTTGTTGAATGCGACATCGTTCGCAATTATGGGTTCGTACACCTCGAGTCCTCGGGAGACGTTAACGAATCGATTAAAGACCTAAATGGTCAAATGGTAGATGGACAACCCATGAAAGTACAAATTTCTACCAGCCGGGTTCGACAGCGCCCCGGAATGGGAGATCCTGAACAATGTTATCGTTGCGGACGTGGCGGACACTGGTCGAAGGAGTGTCCCAAGGGAATGGGACCCGACAGGTTTCGCGAACGTATGTTCGGTCGCGACCCTTATCCACCACCACCGCCGCCACCGTTTCTACGCGATCGGATGATGGGACGTTTTGAG GACGCTTATGATGCCTACTATGACAGACGATTCCCGGAAGATTCACGTGATCTGTACGAACGCCGTTACTCGAGCATTCCCTCGCGTAGCGAAATGGCATTCCGAAGCAGCCGGGACTTTTTGCCACCCCCGTTGCCGCCAAGACGTGAGCCATTGCCGCCAATTCCATCAATTGGACTAAGAGGTTCCTCATCAGCTGGTTTAAGTTCCAGACTGAGTGATTCCAGTTATTCGAGAAGCGCTAGCGAGTATGCCATGTTTAGCAGACGTTCGCCGCCTCCTCCCAGTTCATTGAGCAGCTCGAGAATGAGCCGCATGTATGAGGACTTTAGTCGGGATACTTTCGATGACAGAAg gccTACTATGCGTGGAGCATCCCCTCCTAGGAGATATGCACCCTATTAA
- the for gene encoding cGMP-dependent protein kinase 1 isoform X1, giving the protein MQLPTMKIKRYPGKAVINDPAWLEMDIPNHARGQLYEANWIDAQKNLSSGSSKSNSWDKYSTKSDGTVSSRLGQYQHILEEIRKDNNEDLYSAPRKLKSNDSIRLKYHSDKILSKINSKVAKTNDHNNYFVAAQGIIQEPTITNLHPVPKPRAKLQLDGGEQEKFQIVIEDLQRQIKKSVRFDEISTDIDEEIVKRDNASENSHVRVIVNPTHELLQQISYTDKDVEVIDDGRISQWVDMQNQYLTVSENGGKDLIRNDSGYYEHSKKIRQRLPPKHIVPSSCSSSELSVVKSDQEEDDHYYDVVYNSIYKDGGEHRTKMEHGSPSNSALRNTDFTIPRPKLLVPVHTYAVRRRRTGNISKDSVSEFSCGTLSANRRKGANSKEKEGCVEVSREDKFLSTLTPGKVLGELAILYNCQRTASIKAATNCKLWAIERQCFQTIMMRTGLIRQAEYTDFLKSVPIFKDLPEETLIKISDVLEECYYANGDYIIRQGNRGDTFFIISKGKVKVTIKKKDSTEEKFIRALTKGDFFGEKALHGDDLRTANIIVDDLEGVTCLVIDRDTYLQLISNLDEVRTKYIDDLDDRRRLNEEFSTVRLDELKILATLGVGGFGRVELVQINGKPNKSYALKQMKKSQIVETRQQQHIMSEKEIMGEANCDFIVKLYKTFRDAKYLYMLMESCLGGELWTVLRDKGYFDDTTTRFYTACVVQAFDYLHSRNIIYRDLKPENLLLDAKGYVKLVDFGFAKKLHAGRKTWTFCGTPEYVAPEVILNKGHDISADYWSLGVLMFELLTGTPPFNGSDPMKTYNVILKGIDAIDFPKNITRNATALIKKLCRDNPAERLGYQKGGISDIQKHKWFDGFNWEGLVNRTLTPPILPKIRSVTDSSNFDPYPPDEGGLPPDDLSGWDSSF; this is encoded by the exons ATGCAATTACCAACCATGAAAATCAAGCGATATCCTGGAAAAGCAGTTATTAACGACCCTGCATGGCTGGAAATGGACATACCAAACCATGCCAGAGGGCAGCTTTATGAAGCAAACTGGATCGATGCGCAAAAAAATTTGTCGAGCGGCAGCTCGAAATCCAACTCCTGGGATAAATATAGTACAAAAAGTGATGGTACTGTTTCATCGAGGTTAGGTCAGTATCAGCACATATTGGAGGAGATTAGAAAAGATAATAATGAAGACCTTTACTCCGCTCCAAGAAAACTTAAGAGTAATGACAGCATTAGGTTGAAATACCACAGTGATAAgattttatctaaaatcaaCTCCAAAGTTGCCAAAACCAACGATCACAATAACTACTTTGTAGCTGCACAAGGTATTATCCAAGAGCCCACCATCACAAACCTCCACCCAGTTCCGAAACCCAGAGCTAAGTTACAACTGGATGGTGGTGAGCAAGAGAAGTTTCAAATAGTCATTGAAGATCTGCAACGTCAAATAAAAAAGAGCGTTAGGTTTGATGAAATTAGCACTGACATTGATGAAGAAATTGTGAAACGTGATAATGCTTCTGAAAATAGTCACGTGCGAGTCATAGTCAACCCGACCCATGAGTTATTACAGCAAATAAGTTATACTGATAAAGATGTGGAAGTTATAGATGATGGGAGGATTAGTCAGTGGGTCGACATGCAGAACCAGTATCTTACAGTAAGTGAAAATGGAGGCAAAGATCTCATTAGAAATGATAGTGGATATTATGAGCACTCTAAGAAAATACGGCAGAGGCTGCCTCCTAAACACATTGTCCCTTCATCTTGTTCCAGCAGTGAGTTAAGTGTGGTTAAAAGTGACCAGGAGGAAGACGATCATTATTATGATGTAGTTTACAATAGCATTTACAAGGATGGTGGGGAGCATAGGACTAAGATGGAGCACGGCTCCCCATCTAATTCTGCGTTGAGGAATACTGATTTTACCATCCCCAGACCAAAACTTTTAGTGCCGGTGCATACGTATGCAGTAAGGCGTAGAAGAACTGGTAATATAAGCAAAGATAGTGTTTCTGAGTTTAGTTGTGGGACCTTAAGTGCTAATCGCCGGAAAGGAGCAAATTCTAAAGAAAAAG AGGGATGTGTCGAAGTATCGAGGGAGGACAAATTCCTCAGTACTCTTACGCCAGGGAAAGTACTGGGAGAGTTGGCAATACTATACAATTGCCAAAGAACTGCGTCTATAAAAGCCGCCACGAATTGCAAGCTATGGGCCATAGAACGTCAATGCTTCCAAACTATTATGATGAGGACCGGTTTAATCAGACAGGCAGAGTATACCGATTTCCTAAAGAG TGTTCCTATATTCAAAGACTTGCCAGAGGAAACGCTGATAAAAATATCGGACGTCCTGGAAGAATGCTACTACGCCAATGGAGACTACATCATTCGCCAAGGAAACCGAGGTGACacgtttttcattattagCAAAGGCAAAGTCAAGGTGACCATCAAGAAGAAGGACTCAACTGAAGAAAAGTTTATCAGAGCTTTGACTAAGGGAGACTTTTTCGGAGAGAAGGCTCTGCATGG TGATGATTTGAGGACGGCCAACATTATAGTGGACGACTTAGAAGGAGTAACATGTCTCGTAATAGACCGAGACACATATCTCCAACTCATATCAAATTTGGATGAAGTAAGAACTAAATATATCGACGATCTTGATGATCGACGACG CCTTAACGAAGAATTCTCCACCGTTCGTCTGGACGAGCTTAAAATATTGGCTACCCTGGGTGTAGGCGGCTTTGGAAGAGTGGAACTAGTCCAGATTAATGGGAAACCAAACAAGTCCTACGCCTTGAAGCAGATGAAGAAATCTCAAATTGTGGAAACCCGGCAACAGCAACACATCATGTCCGAAAAGGAGATTATGGGAGAAGCTAACTGTGATTTTATTGTCAAGCTCTATAAGACATTTAGG gACGCAAAATACCTTTACATGCTTATGGAAAGTTGTTTGGGTGGAGAACTCTGGACCGTTTTGCGGGACAAGGGATATTTTGACGACACCACCACAAGATTCTATACTGCTTGTGTTGTACAAGCCTTCGATTACCTACACTCTAGGAACATCATCTACAGAGATTTAAAGCCCGAAAACTTGTTGTTGGATGCAAAAGG ATATGTAAAACTGGTGGACTTTGGGTTTGCGAAAAAGTTACACGCTGGCCGTAAGACCTGGACCTTCTGTGGTACACCTGAATATGTAGCTCCCGAAGTAATTTTGAACAAGGGTCATGATATCAGTGCTGATTATTGGTCACTCGGGGTACTCATGTTTGAATTACTCACTGGTACACCCCCCTTCAACGGTAGCGACCCTATGAAGACttataatgtaattttaaag GGAATTGATGCCATagattttcccaaaaatattacaaGGAACGCTACTGCTCTGATAAAAAAACTGTGCAGGGACAATCCTGCAGAACGTTTAGGTTATCAAAAAGGGGGCATTAGTGACATTCAAAAGCATAA GTGGTTTGATGGCTTCAATTGGGAAGGCCTGGTAAACAGAACACTGACCCCGCCTATTCTACCGAAAATTAGGAGCGTGACGGATTCCTCCAATTTCGATCCCTATCCTCCCGATGAAGGCGGTTTACCACCCGACGATCTTTCAGGATGGGACAGcagcttttaa